In a genomic window of Polypterus senegalus isolate Bchr_013 chromosome 13, ASM1683550v1, whole genome shotgun sequence:
- the foxj1b gene encoding forkhead box protein J1-B yields the protein MAFKNSIRHNLSLNKCFMKVPRQKDEPGKGGFWQIDPQYSDMFVNGVFKRRRMPATHFNTQRQSKMSPIPEVSYSPPANGYPQQPVGGQASVTALPHMSGAQHVHHNQLSVYSPPVEAHRLGSKRKQPSPKRSAKVARGSKSPLLAPEVKEMEALKGDFDWASIFDDVFNSNGSNFEDLDINAALSSLGCDLDLTVQGRHISPAAKWCGSNSSVGAGGAEQQCGFSELSGAPAPSANAGLFQYVPQHFEEFTFFPDAQQRHPWEEVKEEAQAMNVSFEQNFNFCESFYNELQHWERVETYL from the coding sequence AACTCCATTCGGCACAACCTGTCGCTTAACAAGTGCTTCATGAAGGTCCCGCGGCAGAAGGACGAGCCTGGCAAGGGGGGCTTTTGGCAGATCGACCCACAGTACTCTGACATGTTTGTCAACGGGGTCTTCAAAAGGAGACGCATGCCGGCCACGCATTTCAACACTCAGCGGCAAAGCAAGATGTCTCCCATTCCGGAAGTTTCCTACAGCCCCCCAGCCAACGGTTACCCCCAGCAGCCGGTTGGAGGGCAGGCGTCGGTGACGGCCCTGCCTCACATGTCCGGAGCTCAGCACGTCCACCACAACCAGCTGAGCGTCTACAGCCCACCAGTAGAGGCACACCGGTTGGGCAGCAAGCGCAAGCAGCCCTCGCCCAAGAGGAGTGCAAAGGTGGCCCGGGGCTCCAAGTCTCCACTGCTGGCCCCCGAGGTCAAGGAAATGGAAGCCCTCAAGGGGGATTTCGACTGGGCGTCCATTTTCGACGACGTCTTCAACAGCAATGGCAGCAACTTTGAGGACTTGGACATTAACGCTGCCCTCAGCTCTCTGGGCTGTGATCTGGACCTTACCGTGCAGGGACGCCACATCAGTCCGGCTGCCAAGTGGTGCGGCAGCAACAGCAGTGTGGGCGCCGGCGGGGCAGAGCAGCAGTGTGGCTTCAGCGAGCTTAGCGGTGCTCCTGCCCCCTCGGCCAACGCTGGCTTATTCCAGTATGTGCCCCAGCATTTTGAGGAATTCACGTTCTTCCCGGACGCTCAGCAGCGCCACCCATGGGAGGAGGTCAAGGAGGAGGCGCAGGCCATGAATGTGAGTTTCGAGCAGAACTTTAATTTCTGTGAGAGCTTCTACAACGAGCTGCAGCACTGGGAGCGCGTCGAAACCTACCTGTGA